The Anastrepha obliqua isolate idAnaObli1 chromosome 5, idAnaObli1_1.0, whole genome shotgun sequence DNA window GCAAAGTGTCATGgagtatattaataaaatatcaccCTATTGGGATATACTCAGTGATATTTTTAGACACAGCAAAATCGTAAGCCCAGGCATTGTATATGAGGGTGCTAATGACGACATTGACACCACGAACGCAGAGGTACGCAATATGTGCGATAGTAATCCCTATGATTCGGGTGATGGTGAGTTGGAATTAAAATTTCAGCCTGGTACTCCACAGCCCTCAACTTCGCAGAGCTCATATGATTTATCACATACGAAAGGCCAACAGAAGTCATTACATACACAAACATCGAGGCAGAGTCCGATAGATATTACaagtacaaaaaacataaaacatagGCATATAAAGAAAAAGTCTGCATGTGCGCACAAATTTCAGTGCTTGcggttaattgaaaaaaagaaaatagcattggaaaaagagaaattagaatttgaaaaagaaaagttaCAGAATGAATTTGAGCTTAGAAAAATTGAATTACAAAATGAATTTgagttgaaaaaatttgaaattggaaCACGCATAGAATCCGAtgagagaataaaaaaatatgaaattgacTTAAAATATAAgtaacacacacaaacatagatacgcacatatacacatacatttgtatatatacatagcaTTAATTCCAATCATAGTAAGATTACATTGCCGACATTGTTTCTTAGAAGTAAAATTTGTGAGTTTATTTTcattgaataataaatttgttagtttctaaatgtaaaattgtttttctttgagtTTTCGGCGCATTTCTAAATACTATCGGGAAGATTTTTTCTGATTCACTGCTTTATAGGTCCAAGAAATGCCCACATCGgaatacatttgttttttgtgtatgCAGATGGAGAAAAAATGAGAGACGTAACTATTTGTTTACATGCGATTGAAGCAACTCGTAATTCCGACTTCGGGCAAGTACTCTCTTGCGGTATCACTCCGTTGTATTCGGCTTAAAATCTCAATGGGATCTGCAGCGTCTGTCAGCCGATTGGTGCAGCTGTAGTTCAACAAAAACGTGTCCTTAAATAAAACACTGCACAATCTGGTTATACTCTGGGCTGGTTACcacataattaatatttatttacttatttttttatttgtacctaaacaaatttatttcatatataaaattgtgcatAAACAGGATTTAATCCTATGAAGAAGAAGCACCATGTAAATGCTATTTCTACTAAGAAGTAATGTTAAGTTTCGGATGCGACCACTCCGGTTTGATGAAGAAAAGTTGCAATCACAACTGGCAGTTAACAGATTCGCCACTTGACTCAAGcttctgctctcagagagtactgctccTGAGAGCACTTGCTGACTAAGAATTTGAAACAATCAGAAGTGGCACGTTGCCGCAGAACGGAAGGGCGCTGCCTGCAGGCCCACGCAGTGATGGGTCATAGCATTAGCCAGGATTTCAAAAATGTTCGTTGTACATGTACgagtattattaaatttattactgTTATTGATTGATAGATTCCAATGTGAACACCTTCTTACGAGATCCCACTATTTGTGAAACACAGCAAACACATTAATGAGTCACtaactttaatttataaacaaacatatgtatttgcatttgttaataaaatatattagcacgtacatgcgcatacatacattagtaCATATTTACACGTTGTAGCATGGTGAgtagtaaaatatttacacacatacatacgcatgtattaaaaatgtttgcaagtatataagtatgtatgtgcatgcatacatacatacatatgtacatatatcaatgCCAATTAAATATTCGTTTACCGgcgctaaaagaaaataaatacgaagaTACGTGCAAATGTCCGTACGTGGATATGGCACGttataaaaccaaaacaataataaatataccacatacatatgtatgtattaaactTAATATAAACAAATAGAGTATATGAGAAAGACATGAACATACATAGTATatttacgagtatgtatgtacatataaataaatgcatatttatgtaaGAGGAATATATGTATGATGGAGCGCGCATGTtcatatacacatgtacatagtatataatcttttaagaaattgtaaagcaattacatgcatacatatgcacatacatatgtatgtcgatataaaaatgtttgcctCAACCCATTAGAAGAAAGCAAAACAGCTGTAttcaagtacatatgtatgtatgtacatatatgcacaagTAAGTTTGTTTACCaactttaatatatgtatgtatgcatgtacatatgaacGTAACTTTGCACACAAAGTAAGTATGCGACAGCaagctttttataaatatttattacgatTAATTAATTATGCCCGTGATAacaagaaatctttattttacaacaactaTAACAGTGCAATGGAAGCGCGCATCAACGAGTGCAATTGAGTTCAGTCACAGCAACAAACACATTAAGAACAAAAGCAAGTCAGAAATCGTCAAGGCGATCAGTCGCTCGGTTATTTATAACAGCGTAGAACACTTAAAACTGaaacaaacaaagcaacaaataaggcacgaaaaatactaaatttgtcaggcggaaaacaaaaaactccCGTTACACAAAATCCGCTTactattacatattttatatatgttggTGTACacagtatacatacatatacatacatatatatgtatttgaatgcatgtgcatatgtacatatgtatgtataaatttacatgaatgTGGTATATAGAACGAATTCATGCTGTACTTACGAATATGCcgatataaatgaaaatatgcatgtaaatttgcgaaatttttatgaaatacagcttaaaacattttaatttaaatgctgTATTCATAGACGAATTGTTTAGGAATGTATTTTTACAATAGATTTACGCCTCCACTCTTGACATTTTTATGCCACCTTTTCTTATTGAGATTTTCGGGGTTTTAGCCAGCAATGTCTACAATATAACATACATACGTTCTCATGACAGTCGATTCTATGTAACCGGAACGAATTTATTTCCAGTAacggactgtcacttcagcagcattccccgtatacatacatacatacatatacatatacaacttGTAACATTGAAAATGCCTCTCATAgtgattttttgcaaaatgtaaCATCATTTCAGAACAAGTGGGCACAATTTCCGTATATCCGTGATGTCGGGATAACATCTTGAGCATCAATTTTCATTTCGTCCAGCACTTGCCAATGACCCAAgttctttttaaattcaaactCATTGTTGAAGCCCAATCGATAGCCCATTCCAGTAAATCTTcgttaaaaacaataaataaattatattgagATTTACTTGCTTTTCGTCCTCAATTTCAATTGCGcaacgaaattttttatattgcatttgTTTTCCTAATGATAAGCAACAGATtggcaaaattttataaaacgtCTAATGATGCGAATGTTGCCGCAATCCACGCTTAAGCGCGAAATACACCAGTCAGGTGGCTTGTCAAACCATGCAACCATTCCTATTTGGTGAAGCTATTTGTTTAGTGTATgggggaaatgaaaaaaaattagaactgATACTACGGCTAcgaaagcaaaaattacaaagtcGAAAATCTAAAAACTTCACAAATATATtatcattcatacatacatacatatgtatatgtgtgcttaGTTTCCCAAAAAAAGTTACTTCTTTTTACTTTCAAGATTAATAAAATCCTGACCTAACGATCCGACACTAAGACAGGTAGAAAGGGTTGATTTAAGGAAGccgatttaaaatattttcaaaagccCACAGATCTGCACATAAAagtgtacgtacatatgcatatagcctgtttgtacatgcatatacacacatatatacatgcatatatacgtcTGTAAATAGAAGCTTTGACATaaggtaataaaaattaaatttcactcGAAAatctcattaaaataaaaaaatctagaaatcCTATGGAAATGGTGGATCCGCAAAAGTTACACGTCATCCAATCACCGCAAAAATGAATTTAGGGCAATACAAAATTCCTGAAGGATTAACTTCACGAAATTCAACTGTTAATTGGCCGCGCCGGTCATGAGATTTataacattattattt harbors:
- the LOC129248649 gene encoding uncharacterized protein LOC129248649 gives rise to the protein MDETSGSKRKRKRINPTHVWTDLQTQVLLQAVCDAVRDQPETFEKPTSEAFYNKIKESTLCLESIGWMSLKCKMRHLKVKYLDAVDWKEKNVGSQLLTNGKEQSVMEYINKISPYWDILSDIFRHSKIVSPGIVYEGANDDIDTTNAEVRNMCDSNPYDSGDGELELKFQPGTPQPSTSQSSYDLSHTKGQQKSLHTQTSRQSPIDITSTKNIKHRHIKKKSACAHKFQCLRLIEKKKIALEKEKLEFEKEKLQNEFELRKIELQNEFELKKFEIGTRIESDERIKKYEIDLKYK